Proteins from a single region of Streptomyces vinaceus:
- the aceE gene encoding pyruvate dehydrogenase (acetyl-transferring), homodimeric type — protein MSDPVGKLPSELDQLPDRDTEETAEWAASLDAVAKAAGTRRAEYLLRRTLQHAEAAGLALPKLLETDYVNTIPTSAEPEFPGDMEMEAKITAWNRWNAAAMVTRGSKYGVGGHIATFASAAWLYETGFQHFFRGKEADGSGDQLYIQGHASPGIYARAFLDGRISEQQLDNFRQESGGNGLPSYPHPRRLPWLWEFPTVSMGLGPLSAIYQARFNRYLQNRNIKDTANSHVWAFLGDGEMDEPESTAALALASREQLDNLTFVINCNLQRLDGPVRANFRVVQELEAQFRGAGWNVIKSLWGSAWDELFQLDTTGALVRRLREVPDAQFQTYATRDVAYIRQHFFGANAELVQLAGVLSDAKIAECFHSSRGGHEPRKVYAAYKAALEHKGAPTVILAQTVKGYTLGAGFESKNANHQMKKLTIDEFKGMRDLLGLPIPDSAFADGVVPYGHPGADSPEVRYLNERRAALGGPAPARKVHHVALPAPAERSFAPLIKGSGKQEMATTMAFVRLVKDLMRDKETGKRWVPIVPDEARTFGMESLFPSAGIYSPLGQTYEPVDRDQLMYYKEAKDGQILNEGITEAGAMADFIAACTSYATHGEPMIPFYIFYSMFGWQRTADQMWQLADQLGKGFIVGATAGRTTLTGEGLQHADGHSHLIASTNPASLNYDPAFAYEIAVIVKDGLRRMYGEKPEDVFYYLTVYNEPKVQPAMPEGVEEGILRGLYRFNTAADLAEAAPAADAPKIQLMASGTAIHWALEAQQLLAADWNVAADVWSATSWGELRRDALECDEALLRGEVRTPYVTRALEGVTSPVLAVSDWMRQVPDQISQWVEQDWTSLGTDGFGLSDTREGARRHFGVDAQSIVVAALAQLARRGEVPASAIKEARERYGL, from the coding sequence ATGTCCGACCCCGTAGGAAAGCTTCCGAGCGAGCTCGACCAGCTCCCGGACCGCGACACCGAGGAGACCGCCGAATGGGCGGCCTCCCTGGACGCCGTCGCCAAGGCCGCCGGTACGCGCCGCGCCGAATACCTGCTCCGCCGCACCCTCCAGCACGCCGAGGCCGCCGGCCTCGCCCTGCCGAAGCTGCTGGAGACGGACTACGTCAACACCATCCCCACCTCCGCCGAGCCCGAGTTCCCGGGTGACATGGAGATGGAAGCCAAGATCACCGCATGGAACCGCTGGAACGCGGCCGCCATGGTGACCCGCGGCTCCAAGTACGGCGTCGGCGGCCACATCGCCACCTTCGCCTCGGCGGCCTGGCTCTACGAGACCGGCTTCCAGCACTTCTTCCGCGGGAAGGAGGCCGACGGATCGGGCGACCAGCTCTACATCCAGGGCCACGCCTCCCCCGGCATCTACGCCCGCGCCTTCCTCGACGGGCGCATCTCCGAGCAGCAGCTCGACAACTTCCGCCAGGAGTCCGGCGGCAACGGACTGCCGTCCTACCCGCACCCGCGGCGCCTGCCCTGGCTGTGGGAGTTCCCGACGGTCTCCATGGGCCTCGGCCCGCTCTCCGCGATCTACCAGGCGCGCTTCAACCGCTACCTGCAGAACCGGAACATCAAGGACACCGCCAACTCGCACGTCTGGGCCTTCCTCGGCGACGGCGAGATGGACGAGCCCGAGTCGACCGCCGCCCTGGCCCTGGCCTCCCGCGAGCAGCTCGACAACCTGACCTTCGTCATCAACTGCAACCTGCAGCGCCTCGACGGTCCGGTCCGCGCCAACTTCCGCGTGGTCCAGGAGCTGGAGGCCCAGTTCCGCGGCGCCGGCTGGAACGTCATCAAGTCCCTGTGGGGCTCCGCCTGGGACGAGCTGTTCCAGCTCGACACCACGGGCGCCCTGGTACGCCGCCTGCGCGAGGTACCGGACGCGCAGTTCCAGACGTACGCGACCCGCGACGTGGCCTACATCCGCCAGCACTTCTTCGGCGCCAACGCCGAGCTCGTACAGCTGGCGGGCGTACTGTCCGACGCGAAGATCGCCGAGTGCTTCCACAGCTCCCGCGGCGGCCACGAGCCCCGCAAGGTCTACGCCGCGTACAAGGCCGCCCTGGAGCACAAGGGCGCGCCGACGGTCATCCTCGCGCAGACCGTCAAGGGCTACACGCTGGGTGCCGGGTTCGAGTCGAAGAACGCGAACCACCAGATGAAGAAGCTGACGATCGACGAGTTCAAGGGCATGCGCGACCTGCTCGGGCTCCCGATCCCGGACAGCGCCTTCGCCGACGGCGTCGTCCCGTACGGCCACCCGGGCGCCGACAGCCCCGAGGTGCGGTACCTGAACGAGCGCCGCGCGGCGCTCGGCGGTCCGGCCCCGGCCCGCAAGGTGCACCACGTGGCCCTGCCGGCTCCGGCCGAGCGCTCCTTCGCCCCGCTGATCAAGGGCTCCGGCAAGCAGGAGATGGCCACCACCATGGCCTTCGTCCGGCTCGTCAAGGACCTGATGCGGGACAAGGAGACCGGCAAGCGCTGGGTGCCGATCGTCCCCGACGAGGCCCGTACCTTCGGTATGGAGTCCCTCTTCCCGTCGGCCGGCATCTACTCGCCGCTGGGCCAGACGTACGAGCCGGTCGACCGCGACCAGCTCATGTACTACAAGGAGGCCAAGGACGGCCAGATCCTCAACGAGGGGATCACCGAGGCCGGCGCCATGGCCGACTTCATCGCCGCCTGCACGTCGTACGCGACGCACGGCGAGCCGATGATCCCGTTCTACATCTTCTACTCGATGTTCGGCTGGCAGCGCACCGCCGACCAGATGTGGCAGCTCGCCGACCAGCTCGGCAAGGGCTTCATCGTCGGCGCGACGGCCGGTCGTACGACCCTGACCGGTGAGGGCCTCCAGCACGCGGACGGCCACTCGCACCTGATCGCGTCCACGAACCCGGCGTCGCTCAACTACGACCCGGCGTTCGCGTACGAGATCGCGGTGATCGTCAAGGACGGCCTGCGCCGCATGTACGGCGAGAAGCCCGAAGACGTCTTCTACTACCTGACGGTCTACAACGAGCCGAAGGTGCAGCCGGCCATGCCCGAGGGCGTGGAGGAGGGCATCCTGCGCGGCCTGTACCGCTTCAACACGGCGGCGGACCTCGCGGAGGCGGCCCCGGCCGCCGACGCCCCGAAGATCCAGCTGATGGCCTCGGGTACGGCGATCCACTGGGCGCTGGAGGCGCAGCAGCTGCTCGCCGCCGACTGGAACGTGGCCGCCGACGTCTGGTCCGCCACCTCCTGGGGCGAGCTGCGCCGCGACGCGCTGGAGTGCGACGAGGCGCTGCTGCGCGGCGAGGTGCGCACCCCGTACGTCACGCGTGCGCTGGAGGGCGTCACCAGCCCGGTGCTGGCCGTCTCCGACTGGATGCGCCAGGTCCCGGACCAGATCAGCCAGTGGGTGGAGCAGGACTGGACCTCGCTCGGCACGGACGGCTTCGGCCTGTCCGACACCCGCGAGGGCGCCCGCCGCCACTTCGGCGTCGACGCGCAGTCCATCGTGGTGGCCGCGCTGGCCCAGCTCGCCCGCCGCGGCGAGGTACCGGCGTCGGCCATAAAGGAAGCCCGCGAGCGCTACGGCCTCTGA
- a CDS encoding SDR family NAD(P)-dependent oxidoreductase — protein MNRYEGRRVLITGGGSGIGQATVHRILAEGGRVHTVDVNEEGLKTTADRAAADGHADRLTTAVLDISDEAAVRSGVAAAVASLGGLDVLVNAAGILRSAHTHQTTLDFWNKVIAVNLTGTFLVIRESLPALLEGDQPVVVNFSSTSASFAHPYMSAYAASKGGIQSMTHALAAEYSKQGLRFVAVAPGSIESGMTTGNGPGLPEDTDWSLFAKLAPALGQGFAGPQTVAGVVAMLGSEDGAFITGTEIRIDGGTHY, from the coding sequence ATGAACCGTTACGAAGGACGTCGCGTCCTCATCACCGGCGGCGGCTCCGGCATCGGCCAGGCCACCGTCCACCGCATCCTCGCCGAGGGCGGCCGCGTGCACACCGTGGACGTCAACGAAGAGGGCCTGAAGACGACCGCCGACCGGGCCGCCGCCGACGGGCACGCCGACCGGCTCACCACCGCCGTCCTCGACATATCCGACGAGGCGGCCGTCCGCAGCGGGGTCGCGGCCGCCGTCGCCTCCCTCGGCGGACTCGACGTACTGGTCAACGCGGCGGGCATCCTGCGCTCCGCGCACACCCACCAGACCACGCTCGACTTCTGGAACAAGGTCATCGCGGTCAACCTCACCGGCACCTTCCTGGTGATCCGCGAGTCGCTCCCGGCGCTGCTGGAGGGCGACCAGCCGGTCGTCGTGAACTTCAGCTCCACCTCGGCGTCCTTCGCCCACCCCTACATGTCCGCGTACGCGGCCAGCAAGGGCGGCATCCAGTCCATGACCCACGCCCTGGCCGCCGAGTACAGCAAGCAGGGCCTGCGCTTCGTCGCCGTCGCGCCCGGCTCCATCGAGAGCGGCATGACCACGGGCAACGGCCCGGGCCTGCCCGAGGACACCGACTGGAGCCTGTTCGCCAAGCTGGCCCCCGCCCTCGGCCAGGGCTTCGCCGGACCGCAGACGGTCGCCGGCGTCGTCGCCATGCTGGGCTCGGAGGACGGCGCCTTCATCACCGGTACGGAGATCCGCATCGACGGCGGGACCCACTACTAG
- the lipA gene encoding lipoyl synthase: MSAVAPDGRKMLRLEVRNSQTPIERKPEWIKTRAKMGPEYTKMQALVKGEGLHTVCQEAGCPNIYECWEDREATFLIGGDQCTRRCDFCQIDTGKPEALDRDEPRRVGESVVTMDLNYATITGVARDDLADGGAWLYAETVRQIHQQTAGREGGHTKVELLAPDFNAVPELLEEVFASRPEVFAHNVETVPRIFKRIRPGFRYERSLDVIRQARAYGLVTKSNLILGMGEEREEVSEALKELHEAGCELITITQYLRPSPRHHPVERWVKPAEFVELAKEAEEIGFSGVMSGPLVRSSYRAGRLYTQAMEKRSRA; encoded by the coding sequence GTGTCCGCAGTCGCACCCGACGGACGCAAGATGCTGCGCCTGGAGGTCCGTAACAGCCAGACCCCCATCGAGCGCAAGCCCGAGTGGATCAAGACCCGGGCGAAGATGGGTCCCGAGTACACGAAGATGCAGGCCCTGGTGAAGGGCGAAGGACTGCACACCGTGTGCCAGGAAGCCGGCTGTCCCAACATCTACGAATGCTGGGAGGACCGCGAGGCCACCTTCCTCATCGGTGGCGACCAGTGCACCCGGCGCTGTGACTTCTGCCAGATCGACACGGGCAAGCCCGAGGCCCTGGACCGGGACGAGCCGCGCCGCGTCGGCGAGTCGGTCGTCACGATGGACCTGAACTACGCCACGATCACGGGCGTCGCGCGCGACGACCTGGCCGACGGCGGTGCCTGGCTGTACGCGGAGACCGTGCGCCAGATCCACCAGCAGACGGCGGGCCGCGAGGGCGGCCACACCAAGGTCGAGCTGCTGGCCCCCGACTTCAACGCGGTCCCGGAGCTGCTGGAGGAGGTCTTCGCCTCCCGCCCCGAGGTCTTCGCGCACAACGTGGAGACGGTGCCGCGGATCTTCAAGCGGATCCGCCCCGGCTTCCGCTACGAGCGCTCGCTCGACGTGATCCGCCAGGCCCGCGCCTACGGCCTGGTCACCAAGTCGAACCTGATCCTGGGCATGGGCGAGGAGCGCGAGGAGGTGTCGGAGGCGCTGAAGGAGCTGCACGAGGCCGGCTGCGAGCTCATCACCATCACCCAGTACCTGCGGCCCTCCCCGCGGCACCACCCCGTCGAGCGCTGGGTGAAGCCGGCCGAGTTCGTGGAGCTGGCGAAGGAGGCCGAGGAGATCGGCTTCTCCGGCGTGATGTCGGGCCCGCTGGTCCGTTCGTCCTACCGTGCGGGGCGCCTGTACACCCAGGCGATGGAGAAGCGCAGCCGAGCCTGA
- a CDS encoding TetR family transcriptional regulator: MRSPRPYSPVAGPGAQSLTERRKAATQLDIARAACELFAEHGPDGTTAEDIAHRAGVALRTFYRYFRNKQEAVGPLLAGGGDAWRALLAEEDPGTPLDEALERAVTRSLSDSQAVEEGLAVTRGLLRAAATDEALRAVWYRVNQDSEERLVPVIARLAGEGADPLGVRLLAAAATDAIRIALELWSTTEAPVSGPGSPAELAVRCLRDLTAAMPLLRRSEPAAPPSA, translated from the coding sequence GTGAGATCCCCTCGTCCGTACTCTCCCGTGGCCGGCCCCGGGGCCCAGTCGCTGACCGAGCGCCGCAAGGCCGCCACCCAGCTCGACATCGCCCGCGCGGCCTGCGAACTGTTCGCCGAGCACGGCCCCGACGGCACCACCGCCGAGGACATCGCGCACCGCGCGGGCGTGGCCCTGCGTACGTTCTACCGGTACTTCCGCAACAAGCAGGAGGCCGTGGGCCCGCTGCTGGCCGGCGGCGGTGACGCCTGGCGCGCCCTGCTCGCCGAGGAGGACCCCGGCACCCCGCTCGACGAGGCCCTGGAACGCGCGGTGACCCGCTCGCTGAGCGACTCCCAGGCGGTCGAGGAGGGCCTGGCGGTGACCCGCGGCCTGCTCCGCGCCGCCGCCACCGACGAGGCGCTGCGCGCGGTCTGGTACCGCGTGAACCAGGACTCCGAGGAGCGCCTGGTCCCGGTGATCGCCCGGCTGGCCGGCGAGGGCGCCGACCCCCTCGGCGTCCGCCTCCTGGCGGCGGCCGCCACGGACGCCATACGCATCGCCCTGGAACTCTGGTCGACGACGGAGGCCCCCGTCTCCGGCCCCGGCTCCCCCGCAGAACTGGCCGTCCGCTGCCTACGCGACCTCACCGCCGCCATGCCCCTCCTGCGCCGCTCCGAGCCGGCTGCCCCGCCTTCCGCCTGA
- a CDS encoding DUF4191 domain-containing protein, protein MARKSNAETAANPGRLKQIALTYKMTRKADPKVGLIVAGVGIVTFGVFLAIGFLIDHPVYLGILGFLVAFLAMAIVFGRRAERAAFGQMEGQPGAAAAVLDNVGRGWTTTPAVAMNRSQDIVHRAVGKAGVVLIAEGNANRVKPMLAAEKKKLSRIMPDIPVHDFIVGTGEGEVPLKKLRTTLLKLPRVLTGPQITQVNDKLRAMGDLMSNMPLPKGPMPKGMRMPRGGKMR, encoded by the coding sequence ATGGCGAGGAAGTCAAACGCAGAGACTGCTGCGAACCCCGGGCGACTGAAGCAGATCGCCCTGACGTACAAGATGACGCGCAAGGCCGACCCGAAGGTCGGTCTGATCGTCGCGGGCGTGGGAATCGTCACCTTCGGTGTCTTTCTTGCGATCGGCTTCCTGATCGACCACCCGGTCTACCTGGGCATCCTGGGCTTCCTGGTGGCGTTCCTCGCGATGGCGATCGTCTTCGGGCGACGGGCCGAGCGGGCTGCCTTCGGGCAGATGGAGGGACAGCCGGGTGCGGCCGCGGCCGTACTGGACAACGTGGGACGGGGCTGGACGACCACCCCGGCCGTCGCGATGAACCGCAGCCAGGACATCGTCCACCGGGCCGTGGGCAAGGCCGGCGTCGTACTGATCGCCGAGGGCAACGCGAACCGCGTGAAGCCGATGCTCGCCGCGGAGAAGAAGAAGCTGTCCCGGATCATGCCGGACATCCCGGTCCACGACTTCATCGTGGGCACCGGCGAGGGCGAGGTCCCGCTGAAGAAGCTCCGTACGACGCTGCTCAAGCTGCCGCGCGTACTGACCGGTCCGCAGATCACGCAGGTCAACGACAAGCTGCGGGCCATGGGCGATCTCATGAGCAACATGCCGCTGCCGAAGGGCCCCATGCCCAAGGGCATGCGGATGCCGCGCGGCGGAAAGATGCGCTGA
- the glnA gene encoding type I glutamate--ammonia ligase, with protein MFQNADEVKQYIEENDVKFVDVRFCDLPGVMQHFTIPARAFDPAEELAFDGSSIRGFQAIHESDMALRADISTARLDPFRKDKTLNINFFIHDPITGEAYSRDPRNIAKKAEAYLASTGIADTAYFGPEAEFYVFDSVRFATSANEGFYHIDSEAGAWNTGSEENNRGYKVRYKGGYFPVAPVDHFADLRAEISLELDAQGLQVERQHHEVGTGGQAEINYKFNTLLAAADDLMLFKYIVKNVAWRNGKTATFMPKPIFGDNGSGMHVHQSLWAGGEPLFYDEAGYAGLSDTARYYIGGILKHAPSLLAFTNPTVNSYHRLVPGFEAPVNMVYSQRNRSAAMRIPITGSNPKAKRVEFRAPDPSSNPYLAFAALLLAGLDGVKNKIEPMEPIDKDLYELSPDEHASVPQVPTSLDAVLKALEEDHEYLLAGGVFTPDLIETWIDYKRTHEIAPIALRPHPHEFEMYFDI; from the coding sequence ATGTTCCAGAACGCCGACGAAGTGAAGCAGTACATCGAGGAGAACGACGTCAAGTTCGTCGACGTCCGCTTCTGCGACCTGCCTGGTGTGATGCAGCACTTCACCATCCCGGCTCGGGCATTCGACCCGGCGGAGGAGCTCGCCTTCGACGGCTCCTCCATCCGCGGCTTCCAGGCGATCCACGAGTCCGACATGGCGCTGCGTGCCGACATCAGCACCGCGCGTCTGGACCCGTTCCGCAAGGACAAGACGCTCAACATCAACTTCTTCATCCACGACCCGATCACGGGCGAGGCCTACAGCCGCGACCCGCGCAACATCGCGAAGAAGGCCGAGGCGTACCTCGCCTCCACCGGCATCGCCGACACCGCGTACTTCGGCCCCGAGGCCGAGTTCTACGTGTTCGACAGCGTGCGTTTCGCGACCTCCGCGAACGAGGGCTTCTACCACATCGACTCCGAGGCCGGCGCCTGGAACACCGGCTCCGAGGAGAACAACCGCGGCTACAAGGTCCGCTACAAGGGTGGTTACTTCCCCGTAGCCCCGGTCGACCACTTCGCCGACCTGCGCGCCGAGATCTCCCTCGAACTGGACGCCCAGGGCCTCCAGGTCGAGCGCCAGCACCACGAGGTCGGCACCGGCGGCCAGGCCGAGATCAACTACAAGTTCAACACGCTGCTGGCCGCGGCCGACGACCTGATGCTCTTCAAGTACATCGTGAAGAACGTCGCCTGGCGCAACGGCAAGACCGCGACCTTCATGCCGAAGCCGATCTTCGGTGACAACGGTTCGGGCATGCACGTCCACCAGTCCCTGTGGGCCGGCGGCGAGCCGCTGTTCTACGACGAGGCCGGCTACGCGGGCCTGTCGGACACCGCCCGCTACTACATCGGCGGCATCCTCAAGCACGCCCCGTCGCTGCTCGCCTTCACCAACCCGACGGTGAACTCGTACCACCGCCTGGTCCCGGGCTTCGAGGCGCCGGTCAACATGGTGTACTCGCAGCGCAACCGCTCCGCCGCGATGCGCATCCCGATCACCGGCTCGAACCCGAAGGCCAAGCGCGTCGAGTTCCGCGCCCCGGACCCGTCCTCGAACCCGTACCTGGCGTTCGCGGCCCTCCTGCTGGCCGGCCTCGACGGCGTGAAGAACAAGATCGAGCCGATGGAGCCGATCGACAAGGACCTCTACGAGCTCTCGCCCGACGAGCACGCGAGCGTCCCGCAGGTCCCGACCAGCCTGGACGCGGTCCTCAAGGCCCTGGAGGAGGACCACGAGTACCTCCTGGCCGGCGGCGTCTTCACCCCGGACCTGATCGAGACCTGGATCGACTATAAGCGCACGCACGAGATCGCCCCGATCGCCCTGCGCCCGCACCCGCACGAGTTCGAGATGTACTTCGACATCTAA
- a CDS encoding RDD family protein codes for MDNRQAIGSWLSGPRAAAEDMGVDFGYRGQRLGLPQEGPGSVARFGRRFGALAIDWVGCQVIAFGLITHGNATATGNWTLALFVVLSILTVGTVGFTPGKRLVGLRVVAEDGGRLGFGRVLLRTVLLALVVPALVWDRDGRGLHDRLARAVQVRI; via the coding sequence GTGGACAACAGACAGGCAATCGGATCCTGGCTCTCCGGCCCCCGCGCGGCCGCCGAGGACATGGGCGTCGACTTCGGCTACCGGGGCCAGCGGCTCGGCCTGCCCCAGGAGGGGCCGGGCTCGGTCGCGCGCTTCGGCCGCCGCTTCGGCGCTCTGGCCATCGACTGGGTCGGCTGCCAGGTGATCGCGTTCGGGCTGATCACGCACGGCAACGCGACCGCCACCGGCAACTGGACGCTGGCCCTCTTCGTGGTGCTGAGCATCCTCACCGTCGGCACGGTGGGCTTCACCCCCGGCAAGCGGCTCGTGGGCCTGCGCGTCGTCGCGGAGGACGGCGGGCGCCTCGGCTTCGGCCGGGTCCTGCTGCGTACGGTGCTGCTCGCCCTGGTCGTCCCGGCGCTGGTCTGGGACCGGGACGGGCGCGGCCTGCACGACCGCCTCGCCCGCGCCGTCCAGGTCCGGATCTAG
- a CDS encoding DUF4240 domain-containing protein, with protein MDETEFWEIVDRTREAAEGDPEEHAELLVERLAQLDPDSVLDFARHFESRYNRAYTWDLWGAAWVLLDGASDDAFDYFRCWLIGQGREVFEGGVHDPDALAELLDEFDEEIDGDGEELGYAADEAYEQLTGAVAPDLGIALQAAEPEGTALDFEDEAVLAERFPRLWDRFRA; from the coding sequence ATGGACGAGACGGAGTTCTGGGAGATCGTCGACCGTACCCGCGAGGCCGCCGAGGGCGACCCCGAGGAACACGCCGAGCTGCTCGTGGAGCGGCTGGCGCAGCTCGATCCGGACTCCGTCCTGGACTTCGCCCGGCACTTCGAGTCCCGGTACAACCGGGCGTACACGTGGGACCTGTGGGGCGCGGCGTGGGTGCTGCTCGACGGGGCGAGCGACGACGCGTTCGACTACTTCCGGTGCTGGCTGATCGGCCAGGGCCGGGAGGTTTTCGAGGGCGGGGTGCACGATCCGGACGCGCTCGCGGAGCTCCTGGACGAGTTCGACGAGGAGATCGACGGGGACGGCGAGGAGCTGGGGTACGCGGCCGACGAGGCGTACGAGCAGCTGACGGGGGCGGTGGCGCCGGACCTGGGCATCGCGCTGCAGGCGGCCGAGCCGGAGGGCACTGCGCTGGACTTCGAGGACGAAGCCGTGCTCGCGGAGCGCTTCCCCCGGCTCTGGGACCGTTTTCGCGCCTAG
- a CDS encoding GntR family transcriptional regulator — translation MTPPVVHSLREQIREHIVEGIVSGRWKPGERIVERRIAVELEVSQTPVREALRELETLRLIESAPNKGVRVRNLSAADLEEIYPVRAGLEQIAAELAAPRLAADCSALEPHVAALWEADRTEDGTAQVRHTVGFHRELVRAAGNSVLLHTWESLGIEVFTALSIRWLGTVQKSYAEEHAALVEAFRSQDPDIGVLVKRHVLGCAPRA, via the coding sequence ATCACCCCACCCGTCGTGCACTCGCTGCGCGAGCAGATCCGCGAGCACATCGTGGAGGGGATCGTCAGCGGCCGCTGGAAGCCCGGCGAGCGGATCGTCGAGCGCCGGATCGCCGTGGAGCTGGAGGTCAGCCAGACGCCCGTGCGCGAGGCCCTGCGCGAGCTGGAGACGCTGCGGCTGATCGAGTCGGCGCCGAACAAGGGCGTGCGCGTACGGAACCTGTCCGCGGCCGACCTGGAGGAGATCTACCCGGTCCGGGCCGGTCTCGAGCAGATCGCGGCCGAGCTGGCCGCGCCCCGGCTGGCGGCGGACTGCTCGGCGCTGGAGCCGCACGTGGCGGCGTTGTGGGAGGCCGACCGGACCGAGGACGGGACCGCGCAGGTGCGGCACACCGTCGGGTTCCACCGGGAGCTGGTGCGGGCGGCCGGGAACAGCGTGCTGCTGCACACCTGGGAGAGCCTGGGCATCGAGGTCTTCACGGCCCTGTCGATCCGCTGGCTGGGAACCGTCCAAAAGTCGTACGCCGAGGAGCACGCGGCCCTCGTGGAGGCGTTCCGCAGTCAGGATCCGGACATCGGCGTGCTCGTGAAGCGGCATGTCCTGGGGTGCGCACCCCGCGCCTGA